In Leclercia sp. LSNIH1, the genomic stretch TGTGCTTATGGGCTTCTCCAGCGAGCCGAGCCAGGTTGCGCAGCAGGGGATCACCGGTAAAGAGCTTTCTATATTCTCGTCACGTCTGAACGCCAATAAATTCCCGGTGGTCATCGACTGGCTGGAGAAAGGGCTTATCGACCCTGACAAACTCATTACGCATCGCTTTGCGTATCACCACGTTAAAGACGCCATTGAACTGTTTGAGAAAGACCAGCGGCAGTGCTGCAAGGTATTACTGACGTTCTCTGAATAATAATACTGAATGCGGTTTAGCGGTACGCATCTTACCCTTTTGAGATTGCCAATATGACTCAAGTACAACATGAAAGATCCACATCTGACCTGATAAGAGCCGCCGTCTCCGGATGGCTGGGTACCGCGTTAGAGTTTATGGATTTTCAGCGCTAAGATGGGTATGTCTAGGATATTTAAAGATATTATGCAGCAGTCCTGTCGCTGTGGGGCATGGTTGGGGCAAAGTCGCTTAATTTTGAGCTCAACAATGCGATCTGGTCCAGGTTGTTTTCCTCCATCCACTTCCCGTAAACCTGAAATACCATCTGTGCATCGGCATGCCCCATCTGGTTAGCAATGAAGTTCGGGTTTGCTCCTGCAGAAAGCGACCAGCACGCATAGGTGTGTCTCGACTGATACGATTTACGGTGGCGAAGGCCGGCTCTTTTCATCGCCGCATCCCACGAGTTCCCTATGGAGTTGATAGAGAAGTGCTTACCGTAATTCCCGGCCCTGGCTGTCAGGGAGGGCAGGAAAACAAACGTGCACTTATTGAACTCTTTCTTTCCGTACTCCCTCAGCTTAACTGCTACGTTATGCTCCTGAGAGAGGCGGGTCATTTCATACTGGCTTTTGAATGCCTCGAGTGCAGGTTCGATCAGGTGCACAACCCGATTAGTGCCAGCATTGGTTTTCGGCAGCGTGAAGATCCCTTTCTGTGTCAGGCTTCTTCTGACGGTGATTGTTCCCGCTTTCAGGTCCACATCCTCCCAGGCAAGTCCGCACAGTTCACCCGGCCGCAATCCGGTGTAAACGGCGATAGCCCACAGATTCTTGCTCTGCTGATGGTGGCAGGCGTCAATCAGGCGAGGGAACTCCTCTCGGGTGATGGGGTCAGGATCCGGACGGGACTCACGCAGGGGAGCCACACCGTTCATTGGTGACTTTGAAATGTAGCCATTTTCAACCGCAAACTGGAAGATACCGAACAACACGGTCATGTAGTTGTTCACAGTAACAGCGGATCGACCCCGCTTCGGAGTTTTATGCCCCTGCTTCATGATCTGGAAACCCGTCAGCAGCTCCTTCCGGACTTCCAGCATGCTCTCTTTGGTGATTGAGGTGAGGAGGGTGTCAGGCCCAATAATAGCCATAACATTTGTGATGACTCGACCGTAAGTGTTGAGCGATGATTCAGCCACCTCCATTTCCTTCAGTGCAAGCCATCTCCCGGACAGTTCCCCGATTGTTACTTCTTGCCTTGCTTCCCCGAACCGCGCCAGGTTCTGGGAGGAGGGGAACTGCTGGGCATAATTGAAGGTTCCGGTTTTGATGGCGTAGCAGATCGACGTCCGTAACTCGCCGGCCACTTTTCTGTTTTTGGGGGTGTCAGCCACCCCCAGGCTTTCACGCACTCTGACCCCTTTGTAGATGAACCACAGCCTGAGCGTGCCGCCGTGGTTTTCCACTCCTGTTGGGTATTTCATAACGATTCCTCGTTGGTTGATGGTCAGAGTATTTAAGCAGATTGTCGCCGCGGTTTCGCTGAGGCCTGACGCTCAATCCAGCGGTCGATCTCATCCAGGTTGTAAAAACACGGGCTGTTATCCCACGGACTACAGTCAAAAGAGACGTGTTTGTATTCTTTCCCCTCCAGAAAAGTCTTCTCCCGCGCCTTCTTCAGCGTTCCCTTTTTAATCCCCTTCAGAGCTATCAACTGCTCCTCAGACACCCATTTCCCGGGCGATACCATCATGATTACTTCGCTCATACCTTTCTCCACTTAAACTGAACGCCGGGGCGACCTGGCTATTTCTCCGCACCCGGCACAGCCATCAGCTGTTTTAGGTTTCTCGGTGATATTTCAATATCAGGCTGCCTGCCCGGGTAAGGATCGCAGGCGGCGCATGCCGGTCATCGCCGTGGCAACGTAACTCGCCTTACGGTTCACCACCTCCACCCAGACCTTTACGCCTTCAACCCGCACTGTGTACGTCTCCCGCATTTTGCTGCGCCCGTAATCGCCGTAGCGCTCCTGATGGGCTGCCAGGGCGATGTCGCAGGCCTGACGCGCCAGCGGTGACTGTGTGCTGCGGTTAATCAGTTTCATGGCCGGCTCCTTCGATACGCTTAAACTCGATCACCCAGACCCACGGGTTGGCCTGCCAGCTGCCCGGCGCGGTATCTTCTTCTTGTTCGAAGGATTTACCGCGTACTGATTTCCATAAAGATTCGATTGACTCCCGCGGGCTGTGCACGCAAAAAGTACCGTCGCTGCTCAGGTGGTAATCGCGCCAGAACTGGTGGTCATCATCCCTATCCTTTGGCACTGGTATGATTCCTTCAGCAATGCAATCGGCATCACTGATGCTGTTCAACCGCTCGATCCGCACATCGGTAATCTCCAGCAGAATCCGGCTGGCCCAGCGCGGCATGTGGATGGATGGGGTCCAGCGCTTCACTTTGCATTTCGCCCCGTCGTCAGTGTCTGCCCGATAAACAAGCCGCTCCCCACAATCACCGAAAGTCTCCCGCACCCAGATGCGATCGCCTGGCCTTCCGTATGGGCATTTGGCGTGAGCGAAGTTGCGGTTTGTTTCCCGCTCGTCACTCCCGGCACCGTATAAAGCGCCGTTCCAGGAAAAGCCTGATCTTTCCGTTAGCTCAGGCTGCGGCTTAACAGACCGCCGGGTCTGCGTCTTCCGGCCGCCCAAGAGTGCCCGCACCATCTGACCGTTGAAAATCATTCCGCGTTCTGTAATTTTCGTCATGTCGTTACCGGGAGGGCGAACCCTCCCGCCTCCCTTAGGCCACGTATTCCGGTTTCATATCTGCCAGGGTGATGCTGAACTTATCGTGCAGTTCGTCGCCCATATGACGTTTCGCTGCTGCCAGCACGCGCTCTGCTTCTGCGAACTGCTCAACTGCGCCCGGCTCGCCCGGTTGTGGCAGAGAGTTGATCGCCGCCTCGACCGCATTACGGTGCTTTACCAGGTGGTAGCGGCGCGTAGCCTTGTTCTTCAGTTCGGTGAACAGGGTGGTTCCAAGCGCAGTTTTCGCTTCGTTGATTTCATTGCCGACGGCTGTGGCGGCTTCCAGCGTTTCAGCAGCATCAATGCGATCCCGGAACTCATCGGCCATAGCGTCAACGTTTGCCGCCGATTCCTGCGCGCTTTGAGTGGTTGTTACGGTGTCACCTTTGATGTCAGCCAGGCTCACGCGCTGGGCGGGGGCCGGGTTGATCTCCTTCTCGGCGCGCTGCTCCACCTCATCTGGGGTGTACACGCCCAGAACGACCGCAGGGCAGTACAGGCGCGCCCAATACTTGAGGGCCAGATACGCGATCTGCTGTTTAGGGTTCGAAATCCACAGTGGAGAATTACGTGTAATCACGCTGGACAGGAAGACCGGCTCGCCCCAGGTGATCTCACTTTCGCCGCGAATGACGGCACCCACACGAACCGACAGGCCCTGTTCGTCGGCGCTGGTCCAGCCGCGCACCATTTCTTTCTTGTCGTACGTCCCGCCGCCTTTTGCAGGCTTCTTCACGATCTCTTCGCGGCTACTGGCGCATTTCGACCAATCGCCCTCGTACTCATAGTGGAAGCGGCCCACAATGGCGTTAGAACTGGAGATCACCGCGTTTACCAGCTGCGCTTCGTACCCCAGCACGCCGTTGGCCAGGTGCGTTTTCTGCGCCACTGCGTACGGGTTCATCCCCCACTGCATAGCCTGCATGATGATGGCCATGCAGTCGGCTGGGTTGCCGCGAAGATGTTCAGGAACCGTTACAGCAGCCTGAGCCATCAAACCGGCAACGGCCTGCAGCTGGGTTAATGCCTGCACGTTGAAGATGGCATTGCTGGCAGAGATAGTGTTTGGAGCCTGCTGCTCCGCGGTTACGATATTCATGTTTTCCATCGTCATTCCCCTTATGCCTGAGTACGCAGCGCTTCAAGGCGGCGCAGGTCGAAGTCGTTCAGTTCGTCGGTGTAGTCTTCGGTGATCGGCGCTGGCCACTCGCCAGTGTCGAACGCGTTGGCGATGCGGTTCATCGTCTGGCGATACTCGAGCATGCCCAGCTCTATCAGCTCCTCGCTGGCCTCGACGATGGCGATCCAGTGGTAACCTTCGTCTTTGTTGACGAAAATCCAGAAGAACTGGTCCAGGGCAGCGGTCTGCATGTACATGGCTGCGCTGAGGTGATAATCGCGGTCAATGATTTCCCGGTGCAGACGGGCGCGCAGGCCGGACTGCTTCACGTTCCACATGCTGATGGTTTTAAGGTCGGCGCCGACACGAACGCCGTCGATGTCGATTTCCAGATCCGGGCGTACACGGATTTCCAGCCCGGTCTCTTCGTCAATACCGAAATAGCTCGTCTCAACAGCGCGATCAGGGTGCAGCAGCAGTTTCCCGGCGGTCGGGTGTTCGTACAGCGCTTTCTGAATGGCCAGCGCCGTTTCCATCTGCTGGAGGGTCACCAGAATTTTGTCACCCGGGTTCTCGCGCCACGCGTCCAGCAGTTCGTCAGCGAATACCGCATCCGGCTTCACGGACTTCACCGCCTGGATCATCTCTGCTTTGGTGCCGGACACTTTCAGCGGTGCTGGTTTCTGGGCTTCCTGCGCCACCAGGTCAGGGTTTATGATCGCCAACTGCTCCAGCAGCGCGTCACGGCTGCCGCTGGTTTTCACCGGCGCAGGCAGGGTGGCGTTGTACTCTTTGATGCAGGCCTTCATTGCGGCAGCGGTATGCTTTGTGCCGTTCTCAATGCGCTGGTATTCCTCAGGCAATTGCTCATACGCTGCGTAGGTTTCCTCAACCGATGCGCCCAGCGGCAGCTGTGCTGGCAGGGTTGCGTTGTGCTCTTCCAGCAGCGCTTTGATATCGTCAGCGCTCAGCAGCGCCGGCAGGCTGGCGTTGTGTTCGTCGATAAAGGCGCGCAGGGTCGCCGCAGTGGTGAACGCCCCCTCCGGGATCACCGGCTCCACGCTGAACTCTTCGTCGAGGTTTTCTGGCTGCAGCGCCAGCGCATGCACCAGGTTGCCCATATCCAGCACTTTTGAACCTTCACGCGGGATGGTCTTGGCGACATGGCGCGCGTTGAAGTACATCAGGCTGACGCGAGCATCCTTCACCTGGGTGCTGCTGATCCCGTTCGCTGCGTGATAAACGTTATTCGGCAAACCTTCATAGCGGCCCGGTTCGAAGTAAGCTGGATATTCGACAGCTGGTTCTGGTTGTTGCGCTTTTGGCTCGCTCTGATTCGCTTTTGGCGCGTTTTGATGCGCAGAATCGTCATTCTGATGCGCGTTTTCCGTTTTCTTGTTTACATCCGCCTCATCATGGTTTGCCAGAGTCGGCGCCGCGGCGGCCAGAACCTCAGCCGCACTCAGGGCAACTGTTTGCGGATCAGCTGCATCAGCGCTTTCGCCTGGTGGTAACGCGTCACCAGCTTCTCCTTCCTGCGGGTTAGTCTCTTCCATCTGCACATCGCTGGTGGTCTCCTCATTAATTGGTGAACGGACATCATTTTCTGGTTGTTTATCGCTCATCAGACCTTCGATGGAGAACATGCCGCCGCCGAGGTTCGCAACCTGTGGCTGGCTGTCGGCAGCATTTGCCCACTTAGGCAGGGATTGCGTTTCCGCTTCATCTTCATCAGCAAGTTGTTGCTCACCGGCTTCTACCCATTTCGGCAATGCGTTTTGCTGTTCGGCGGCTTGAGTGTCCTCTTCCGATTCGATGGACGGCAGAGGTAGAAGCTCAGTCGCTTGGCAGAACTCAGCCGTCATGGTCTTATTCACGAACTCCAGATGAACAACTGGCGTCAGGTGGATATTCTCCGGCGCGATGCGCATCAGGTTGAAGATGGCCGCGCGGTTGACCGCCAGAACGCCTGGCTGGTTGCGCAGGATTTTGCTCCATGATTTCCAAGGTTCTTCTTTGTTCGCGACAATCTCTTTAGCGCGGCGGTGGATGCTGCCGGGGATTTCCAGATGGTTGAAGTCCATCGGCAGAAGGGCACAGGCGATCTCCAGATCGAGGGTGTCCAGGGTGTGATGCGCATCTGCGCCGCGGTCAGTTACATACCCGCCGTCGGCATTGGTGCCTGCATCTGTGCGCTGCACGTGGCTGATGCGATTACCTGCGGACCATTCGCGCGTCAGGATCCCGCGGTCAATATATGGGGTGGCTACCCAGGCTTTAGTGAACTGCAGCAGCAGAGCCAATTCATGGCGCTTATCCATGCTGAACACTTTTCGAATAGCATTCGTATAGCGCCACAGGTCTTTGGTATCGAAAGCCTTAATCTCAGAGCAGCTTTCAGCAGCAAGCAGAAGCGTCTGGACATAGCTATTGTCGGTATCCATCTCCAGCGCATACAGTTCCGCATGTTCACCGCGGGTGACATGATGGCGCAGTTCGTCCACCGTCAGTTGAGCCAGCAGTTGTTGACGGAATGGCAGTTTGCAAACCGCGTAACGAGTAAACTCATCGCCGTTTTTGAGTACCCGCAGGCCGTTCTCATACCAATAAGGCTCATCAGGAGTATCAGTGGCGGTTACCGCTGCGACCGGCTGATTCTCATCGCTGGTGGCGCTGTCCAGGACGATGGTGGTTTCGCTCTGAGAGGCGGCGCCCGGGATCACGTTCCAGGTGCGCTGGTCGTCGGCCAGGGTGTAGCGCTCGCACCAAGTGTAATCAATCACGCCTTCTTCTGGCAGGTCGTCAACAATCGGCATATCGGTGCGTACAGGCTTGGCGTAGTCCTTACCGCGGCCAGTTTCGATGCCAGCTTCTTCCAGCTCGACATCAAGCGTCAGGGCGGCGCGGGCTTCACTTTTCGCAGTAAACCAGATCACTGCATCTTGCTTCCCTGACTTCTGAGTGGCCTTAACCAGGTAGAAAAATTCCATGTCAGATCCTCATTTTTGGATGTAAGATCCCCGGGCCAGAGATAGCGCCCATTGGGTGTGTTTTTGGTTTTGGTATAAATTCCGGTGTACTTTGGTCGGTGGCACCGGACGTAGACCCCGCCTTGCGCGGGTTTTACGTTAGGCTTCGTGGGCCATCTGGTCGTACGAAGCGCAACGCACAGGACAGTAATCACGTTGTTCGCGCGCCAGCTGGGCGCCGCGGATGAAGAGCAATTCGTTTTTAACTTCTTTCCCTTGCTCGATTGGTTTGCGGCAGTACGTGCATTTCTTCTCTTGCATGACTCCCTCCGTTAATGGCTCAGGCCATTCCCCACGCCATTCAGAAAAACTTCGACCAGCAGATCGGTGGTGTAAGTGCGCTCAATACCACGATGCAGGTAGAGCTTTCCGCGCTTATTGGCTGATGCCGTCCAGGTGCTGTCTTTGTGCTTTACGAGCATGCCGGGCAGAACTGCGCCGCGGTTGACCGTCTGGGTGCCATAGTGCTGATGAACCATGATGATTCCCTCTCATTTGCCCTTGTCGCCAGGCTGGCGGAACATTTCTTTAACCTGATGCGCGTTAATCACTCCACCTCATCCGACTATTCATATGCCGTCGGCGGCTACTTCGTGGGCTCCATGCCTGGGTGGTTCGTGGTGCGTCTTGGTGATACTAGTAAATCACCACTTTACTATCCGGTCAAGCGTTGAAGTGATAAAAGGTACAGCGTTGCTTTACTTGGGTGGTTTGGGATATGAAATTGCGTGATTGAAGAC encodes the following:
- a CDS encoding tyrosine-type recombinase/integrase — its product is MKYPTGVENHGGTLRLWFIYKGVRVRESLGVADTPKNRKVAGELRTSICYAIKTGTFNYAQQFPSSQNLARFGEARQEVTIGELSGRWLALKEMEVAESSLNTYGRVITNVMAIIGPDTLLTSITKESMLEVRKELLTGFQIMKQGHKTPKRGRSAVTVNNYMTVLFGIFQFAVENGYISKSPMNGVAPLRESRPDPDPITREEFPRLIDACHHQQSKNLWAIAVYTGLRPGELCGLAWEDVDLKAGTITVRRSLTQKGIFTLPKTNAGTNRVVHLIEPALEAFKSQYEMTRLSQEHNVAVKLREYGKKEFNKCTFVFLPSLTARAGNYGKHFSINSIGNSWDAAMKRAGLRHRKSYQSRHTYACWSLSAGANPNFIANQMGHADAQMVFQVYGKWMEENNLDQIALLSSKLSDFAPTMPHSDRTAA
- the xisR gene encoding excisionase family protein, with product MSEVIMMVSPGKWVSEEQLIALKGIKKGTLKKAREKTFLEGKEYKHVSFDCSPWDNSPCFYNLDEIDRWIERQASAKPRRQSA
- a CDS encoding DUF4060 family protein, giving the protein MKLINRSTQSPLARQACDIALAAHQERYGDYGRSKMRETYTVRVEGVKVWVEVVNRKASYVATAMTGMRRLRSLPGQAA
- a CDS encoding RecT family recombinase; translation: MENMNIVTAEQQAPNTISASNAIFNVQALTQLQAVAGLMAQAAVTVPEHLRGNPADCMAIIMQAMQWGMNPYAVAQKTHLANGVLGYEAQLVNAVISSSNAIVGRFHYEYEGDWSKCASSREEIVKKPAKGGGTYDKKEMVRGWTSADEQGLSVRVGAVIRGESEITWGEPVFLSSVITRNSPLWISNPKQQIAYLALKYWARLYCPAVVLGVYTPDEVEQRAEKEINPAPAQRVSLADIKGDTVTTTQSAQESAANVDAMADEFRDRIDAAETLEAATAVGNEINEAKTALGTTLFTELKNKATRRYHLVKHRNAVEAAINSLPQPGEPGAVEQFAEAERVLAAAKRHMGDELHDKFSITLADMKPEYVA
- a CDS encoding RecE family exodeoxyribonuclease, giving the protein MEFFYLVKATQKSGKQDAVIWFTAKSEARAALTLDVELEEAGIETGRGKDYAKPVRTDMPIVDDLPEEGVIDYTWCERYTLADDQRTWNVIPGAASQSETTIVLDSATSDENQPVAAVTATDTPDEPYWYENGLRVLKNGDEFTRYAVCKLPFRQQLLAQLTVDELRHHVTRGEHAELYALEMDTDNSYVQTLLLAAESCSEIKAFDTKDLWRYTNAIRKVFSMDKRHELALLLQFTKAWVATPYIDRGILTREWSAGNRISHVQRTDAGTNADGGYVTDRGADAHHTLDTLDLEIACALLPMDFNHLEIPGSIHRRAKEIVANKEEPWKSWSKILRNQPGVLAVNRAAIFNLMRIAPENIHLTPVVHLEFVNKTMTAEFCQATELLPLPSIESEEDTQAAEQQNALPKWVEAGEQQLADEDEAETQSLPKWANAADSQPQVANLGGGMFSIEGLMSDKQPENDVRSPINEETTSDVQMEETNPQEGEAGDALPPGESADAADPQTVALSAAEVLAAAAPTLANHDEADVNKKTENAHQNDDSAHQNAPKANQSEPKAQQPEPAVEYPAYFEPGRYEGLPNNVYHAANGISSTQVKDARVSLMYFNARHVAKTIPREGSKVLDMGNLVHALALQPENLDEEFSVEPVIPEGAFTTAATLRAFIDEHNASLPALLSADDIKALLEEHNATLPAQLPLGASVEETYAAYEQLPEEYQRIENGTKHTAAAMKACIKEYNATLPAPVKTSGSRDALLEQLAIINPDLVAQEAQKPAPLKVSGTKAEMIQAVKSVKPDAVFADELLDAWRENPGDKILVTLQQMETALAIQKALYEHPTAGKLLLHPDRAVETSYFGIDEETGLEIRVRPDLEIDIDGVRVGADLKTISMWNVKQSGLRARLHREIIDRDYHLSAAMYMQTAALDQFFWIFVNKDEGYHWIAIVEASEELIELGMLEYRQTMNRIANAFDTGEWPAPITEDYTDELNDFDLRRLEALRTQA
- a CDS encoding YdaE family protein; translation: MQEKKCTYCRKPIEQGKEVKNELLFIRGAQLAREQRDYCPVRCASYDQMAHEA